A window of Glycine soja cultivar W05 chromosome 2, ASM419377v2, whole genome shotgun sequence genomic DNA:
ATATtcgtaaataaatataatgagcATCCAAGAATTTAAACCAAAGAATATCAATGTtgcaaaactaatttttaataccaatatgatttttaaggaaaagcaaataacttttaatttcgGAGGAAAGGTAAAACTGGTACGTATTTTTACTGCTTTGTGCGTTATGTTTCGTATGTATTTTTTAGCTGCCAGCACACTATTTAATTTACAGGCCTCCAGACAAAGATAGTAGCAAAATGACAACCTCAACGTGCAacaacgtaaaaaaaaaataaaaaaataagcaaaCCCAAACTCAAACAACCACTAAGGCACTGATATGCAAATACACTTGTAACGTTAAGGAAATAATAAAAGAGAACAATTAAATCTCTTTAAGGTGGAAAGgcttataaagtttaaaaaaataaaaaaattgactcaGTAAAACTACAACTTCCTAAAAGATAGGAATGGAAGAAGATATAGGGGTGCTTTTGATTTTACGAAAAATCTAATCTAAAACCACATATATTTGATCTTTAAAAAACAAAGCTAATTAAGaagtatatttttaactttaaaatttaaattataataagaaaatattttccaacaatatatatatatatatatatattaaatttatgaattatttaaaattaacttaatttcttataatcattttaaatatattttaattacatatttatataaaaatattttttaattatactaattttaaattcaaagagGTTGgttaaaaatttcattattctttttcttttattctaaaaGACATTGGTGGATCAACATCTTATGTGATTCACAATTTgttagttatttataattattttaattataaattagttactttaaaatatctagctttaattataaattattttaaatttaattacatatttataatatatatttttaattataaaatcctTGAACCTCACGTATTATTTGAAACTAATATCAAattgattgaattaaattaaaatttcataattaaaataattaaattaaaaaataagttatgaaatgaaagctatgaaaataaattacttaAGCTTTAAAAGGGTAATGAAAATGGTTTTAATTAGTTTACAGGCTGCGTGCCTATTTTAAAGGGGtttcaagtttatattttaaatatgtgcataaattattattattaatttacatatattcaatttaatatattaaaatttatttaaaagtggatattttaataaaaaaaattaaattaatactatattatctttttttactgCACTAATTTGTCtcttgttaatttattagtttttctatttctttttaataaatatataaaaagataataattataaaaatattaaatagaatattttaaaagttcatatttcttaaaataagtttttaaaattaaattaatactaCATTATCtcttatgttattaattttctctatttttattttataaatataaaatataataattataaaataaataaaccattattttaaaaattaataattttcagagagagagagatttgaCTCTTTTGTAGCTCCAATTGCCAAAATGCTCTGGCATATTTACAAATCTAAAGCGGTTGTCTCATCTCATGACTCAATACCATTTACTATGTCATGATTCATGACTTATTTACATCGTCGTTGTTGTCTCTCGACGCTCACAAATGCAACCAGGATAAGGGTTTGCATAAAAGCTCTCTTCCAATTTGGGGTGTCGATTGACTTTTCTATTATGAGGACCTCCATTTTTATTTGCATGTATGCTCTTAACTTTCGATGAAAACTCGTCCCAAGAAATCAAACCATTGTCCAACTGATCAATCAGCCTCACAAACTTTTGCCTGTAACATATTAAGGTCCAATAATTAGAAAGAACCAAATTGGATCAGaatcaattcctagaaaaaaaaggttatacATTGATAATGTAATCCAATCACAaatcataatataataaatttattaacttttttgtaaaattagtttaaaaataatatcaaccaTAATTGTGATTAGATTAACAGTGTAAAATATTAAACTCATTAATTATACTAAAATGAAGCCTAATATGTTGTTTAGTAGAATCAATACTTGTCTGGGGTGATAGTTTTCCGAAACCCTTCAAATGCGCGATGACCTCGGGCTGCTTTGGCCATGTGCCCGTCATAGCTGTAGATAAAAACATCACTTTCTACTGCTATGAAGTAATCCAAAGCAGCAAGTTGATTTTGGTGACCCATAAAGGGTAGAAGCTCTTCTTTTGTGGCTAAAGTGGAGTGTGTGAGCAAATGACGATACTTGCTTTGGAGGGGTTTCATTGCATCTTTACCATAAATCATGCCTGCAGCTACATAAATTTTTGTGTCATGAGGATATCCTAGTGCTTCAAGGAACACAGCAACCTCTCTTGGAGTCATAGGGCAACTACCCCGTAAGCGCCTTGATTTGCCATCAATCTCTTTCACCTTCCAATGTTTCACTTTATATCTCATTTTCTTAAGCTCCACGGCTTCATCTTGGGTCAGGTTGTGGCTGCAACCTGTAAAAGCAAGCATGtccttttcatatctgcaatATCAACATATGCTTAATGTTAACTGGATATGTACAACGTCTAGGTGATAATATGTAACtatatattgattaattaaagtaataaaCCATATTAGAGGAATTACCTTAAATGGAGAGCAATGTAAGGGGTGTTGTTGTCTCTAAGTCTATTTACTAACTTCATTCCTAGCTCTTCAATTGGAACTGTGAATCTAAGTCCTTCATACATTGCACGACATCGTACCCTTTGGATTGGAGTAGCTAGACCATTATTGACTAAGCGAGAATCAGTATGGGTAAATTTGATcactttgtttttcttcaataattgcAGCATCTCCCCTTCGTAATAACCGGCCTACATGTTTCAAAATGGTCacaaaatttagattaaaaactGAAATGGATACTTTGTAAGCGTGCTAGAAGTTTTTAAGTAGATAATGTGTAGTATTGCCTTGGACCAAGAAACTGGAGCCTTCAAAACTGGCTTAATTGCTGCAAATTCTGGTGGTAGGGATTCCATTATTTGAATATCATCTTTTAAAACTTCAATGAAGTTCTTCCAGTTAAAAATTTGCTTAAAATCACTGAGACAGTAAAATTAGAACAATACAAAAATCAGAGAGGTGCATATTTTTGACACAATACTCACGTAGATGACAATCCATACCTAGAATCTGTCCAAAAGGAATTATGGTCTAATGTAGGTAAAACCAAAGTGGCTTTCATAATTTTTGCAATAGCAACCATGTCACTTATCTGCAATAGCAACCATGTCACTTATCATAGGATTGAAGTAAAcaaggaatttgaaaataaataaacataaataaagataagCTCCAAAAGCAATTTATTAGCGTACTCCagttttcatttgatttaatcCTCCATTGGCATGGACCATAAGGTAACCATTTGTGAAGTTCTCTTTCCCTGTAGAATATAAATTCTTCCTAGTTACAAAGATGACAGAGTGTGAATCACTTGCAATGAACTTAACTCAAATTTTAACAATAAAGAGCTTCGGGCTCACGTTTGTCACTCATTGATCGATCCATGCATTTGTGGTAGTTGTCACTGTTGGGATGCTTCCAAATTTCGAGAGTCTAACTAACATATATGAGGAAAACTAGCATCACAATTTAAATGTagatgtaaattatatttatattgataagGAGTGCTAGAGAGATACTCCTTTAAACATACTTTTATTTATGgattaaaattcatataaaattacaaatttaggaAACAgattcattaaataagatatgagataaaaaaaagatttttaataaattttaatcaataaaagaaagtatatttaaaaaaaatatgttagagAATATGtttttctaatatatttcttatattatattgtgaagaaaaaaatatgaagcaaaacaaacacacaaaataATACCACCATGTGTCAGTCCATTATGATTATTTTGACGAACTTTTTGTAAGGTAACAAAGGATGAAAAGACAACTATAGAAGATAGAATCAATATaagaaaggggaaaaaataATGCATTTTTTTCGGATGAAagtttatctatatttttttatattccctTATCTCCTGCCAAAACAAAACCTTTAGTATTAaaccatattaaataaatagaatatataCACTTCACTTACACTAAATATTAGGCATGTAACCACcactaaatattatttatttttcaaaacttttctTAGTTAAGAAATTGACAACACAgataattatttctaaaaaaaagtcaGATGAAACGCACACTGAAATTCccctaaaaaaagttatatatttttttcaatgagAAACAATGTAGTAgtaaaaaaacaagtaaaattCTACACGACTGAATACAAGAATCTAAGATTAAATTTGCATTCAACTTTCTTCCTCTGGAAGTTTAATATTTGTATTGATGTATATGTATTCTTGAGTTATGTTAATGaacaatttattaaatgattgaaaagaccaaaaatataattgtaataattATGAGATTACATGTGAGATTTATGAGAGAAGATGGATTTTGTATAATTATAACTTTCAATGGATAAtaaacagaagaagaaaaaagtgtaATGGTAAACATTAAGAAACCAAGCAACTAAAGATCCTAGATAaccaagaaaaaacaaacaaacaacactATACATGATCGGCAAACTTTCAATAAAACCAACTAAAACAATACCCATTATATCCATTTCATGGTTATAAGATGTTAGAGGCAATGAAAGGAGAACGTAAAAACAAAAAGCTTTTGCCGGCGACTTGtataaaattcatgaaaaagaaaacacaataaaaaaaatgggataAAATATCACGTAGGACAAATTGTTGTATACCGGAGAATTGTTCGGTGAAGGTACGTAATGTTTCACCAAGTTTGCATGTATTTCAGGATCCAAGGTAAGTTGGTCAGAAAACATATTCAACAACACAAACTTGGTAAGCACACACATAAAAACCAAAACCATTAAGCCCAAGAACATGTGGCGTCCAAGCTTGAGCCTGAAAAGTTTTTGCCAATGTCGTATTTTACGTCGCGTGGAGGACATGCCTCTCATGCTAGAAGACATCAACCCATATCGTTGTTCTGTGCCATCTAATAGACCCCTCCTTGCCTTGAACATGGTGCACAGGATAATTGTTGATTAAGAGCCACGCTTGGCAAAAAGATGATGATAAGATGGTATTATTATTAGAGAGATTAATGTCAAGGAATTAACAAAGGGAGTGTGAGGTCATGAGAAACAAAACAACCATGCATAGGTCGAAGGTTGGACTTGTGGGGTGGACTTTGCTTTCTTCATTTGTCTTTGGTGAGGCTTTTGTATGGTTGAATGATTATTCCACATGTCATGGGACCGAAAAATGAGGCGATACACTCTCTATTTTAGATGTTTTTAGTTTGTGTGCTATATCGAgtttaataaaactaatttcATATGCTATAGCCTATGTGTGGCAAACTATTTCATCTATGTGCATTAGTTTGACAACAACACACTATTAACATaacccaatttttttaaacgaagaaaaagatttttttttttttttttttacatttatactACATTTCTTGTTCTTGACTTGTGTCATATGGAAATGTTTTGTTCTAATTAAGTAAATTATATGTtcctttaaaaagaaaaatggttaGGTTGATGTAATTTAGTGGCTTATATCTTTTCTTGCACTACTCTCTAGACTCTAGCTATTCTGTATATCTctctccatttttattttattttaatgttttcacCATCTCTCTTCTTTTGTTTATTCTCTCTcttaaataatacataaaattattcctaaaatTACGAGTAacgataatttaatttatggaaatataaaaatatatttttagttcttaaaattagaatgataattttaataaaaaattaaaataaatgaagactaaaaaaaaagataaatacaaaagacaaaacataaaaaagaaagcaaaaacgCCGTGGCAAGAAGCCCAATGGAATGGGCCTTGCAGAAAAACCCTAGCTGGCCCGCTCCGTTTGACTCTGTCTATAAGAATCCCGAAACTGATATTACTACTCCTTCCGCCGAGCTtagtagaagagaaaaggaggaGCAGGAGGCATCACCGTTACCAAACATGGTGAAAGGGCGCCAAGGAGAGCGTGTTAGGTTTGCGAtttaactctctctctctctctctctcgttgTTTATAGCATCGTTTTTAAGCCTTCGATCTGTGGTTTTATTGGCTCCTTATAATAGTTTAACTTTCACAAAGTTTAGAAGTTGTTAGCATGATATTCGTGATGCACATTTCATGaatatttgttaatgttatcgttgtttttgttgtttaccAGACTTTACGTCAGGGGTTCAATACTTGGATACAAGAGGTGagctttttcttaatttaaaggTTTGCTGGAGTATTATTAATAACATTATTAGGCTTATCGATTTTCTCATAATAATTTCAATCTGTGCCGTGTAATGGATATTGATATTGTAGTGAGGCTTTATTTGTGCTAAGAAATTGATGATGGTGTTGTTCAGGTCCAAGTCAAATCAATACCCAAACACCTCATTAATCCAGATTGAGAATGTAAACACTAAGGAAGAAGTTGCGTGGTACTGTGGGAAGCGTATGGCTTACATTTACAAAGCCAAGGTAAAGAAGGACGGAAGCCACTATCGCTGCATTTGGGGTAAGGTCACCAGGCCTCATGGTAACAGTGGTATAGTTCGTGCTAAGTTCAAGTCCAATCTGCCGCCCAGATCaatggtaatttttttactcTAAATTGGTCTCTGTTTTTGGCATTTTTTGTGGTTTCTGACTGTCAGTGTTGTTGCATCTGCAGGGAGCAAGGGTTAGAGTCTTCATGTATCCAAGCAATATATGAGGTAATGTTACCGTTTTGTTGATATTTTAAGTTTTCTTATGCATTATCATTTGTTGCCTCAGTTATGTGTCTTTGAAATTGAGACCTCTGTTCTTGCCAACTGTACCAGTGTACTATTACTAATTTGATTCTGAAACTCAGTGATATGAATGGAAtaatcaatgaaaataaaagtattatacTTCAGTTATGATGGGGCCGTGGTAGAAAGTGATGAATAATGCAGGTACTTCAGATGACATGTCTAGTGTTGTTCTCTTGGTGCAGCTAAGTTGTTGCTCATGTCAATGTGCAATTACAAATTGGCTGTTTTTTATGCAAATAGAGCTTGTGCAATCAAATGTGTGTACCTatcttgaaaattttatatttttaaaaaagatatggAATTCTAAGATAAAACCTATTTGATAGGTTTGTAGATGAAACTAAGAATTCAATTGCAAAGGTTTTTGCAATTATGGGAACCCCACTCCTTCATTGAATTCTTGTGGACCTTTCCTAGCATTACTTCATGCTAGGTGCTTTTGTAGTTGATGGTATCATTGTATCATTATCatacttcattctttttccctTCCCTTTGTCAAACTCCATTGTATTGTCTGCATTTTATCTGTCCTATTTCCTTAATTCAAG
This region includes:
- the LOC114398823 gene encoding 60S ribosomal protein L35a-1-like, which gives rise to MEWALQKNPSWPAPFDSVYKNPETDITTPSAELSRREKEEQEASPLPNMVKGRQGERVRLYVRGSILGYKRSKSNQYPNTSLIQIENVNTKEEVAWYCGKRMAYIYKAKVKKDGSHYRCIWGKVTRPHGNSGIVRAKFKSNLPPRSMGARVRVFMYPSNI